One window of the Syntrophobacterales bacterium genome contains the following:
- a CDS encoding ABC transporter ATP-binding protein: MTEAETILEIRELSSHFETERGIVRAVDEVSLKIGAGQTVAVVGESGCGKTVLALSILRLLPSPPGRISGGEVLLQGVNLLDLSEDEMRKVRGRDISMIFQEPMTSLNPVFPIGEQIAEVFRLHQKMGRREAHINSVDMLRLVGIPSPEKRARDYPHQMSGGMRQRVMIAIAMACRPRVMLADEPTTALDVTIQAQIIQLILSLQQRTGTSVLLITHDLGVVSEAADFAFVMYAGRIVESAPARELLISPLHPYTNGLINSLPGRKAALGRDSFLKAIPGMVPPLYDLPPGCRFQGRCAEVLPICREEEPLLKQVAPGRSCRCWRH; encoded by the coding sequence ATGACCGAAGCCGAAACAATTCTGGAAATACGGGAGCTTTCCTCGCATTTTGAAACCGAACGGGGCATTGTCAGGGCTGTTGACGAGGTGAGCCTGAAAATCGGGGCCGGACAGACGGTCGCGGTAGTCGGGGAGTCGGGGTGCGGGAAAACGGTTCTGGCCCTCTCCATCCTGAGGCTATTGCCGTCACCGCCGGGCCGAATTTCCGGCGGAGAGGTTCTTTTGCAGGGCGTAAACCTTCTTGACCTTTCTGAAGATGAGATGAGAAAGGTCAGGGGGCGCGATATTTCGATGATCTTTCAGGAACCGATGACCTCGCTGAACCCGGTTTTCCCGATCGGCGAGCAGATTGCCGAGGTATTCCGACTGCACCAGAAAATGGGCAGAAGAGAAGCTCATATCAATAGTGTCGATATGCTGCGGCTGGTCGGGATTCCCTCCCCGGAAAAGAGGGCGAGGGACTACCCGCATCAGATGAGCGGAGGGATGAGACAGCGGGTGATGATTGCCATCGCGATGGCGTGCCGTCCTCGGGTCATGCTGGCGGATGAACCTACGACCGCGCTTGACGTCACCATTCAGGCCCAGATAATCCAACTTATTCTTTCCCTGCAGCAGCGAACAGGGACATCCGTCCTGCTTATCACCCATGACTTGGGAGTTGTCTCCGAGGCGGCCGATTTTGCCTTTGTCATGTATGCCGGTCGCATAGTGGAGAGCGCTCCGGCAAGGGAGCTGTTAATTTCTCCGCTGCATCCCTACACAAACGGGCTGATAAATTCTCTTCCCGGCAGAAAGGCTGCTTTGGGCCGAGACAGCTTCCTCAAAGCGATTCCCGGAATGGTTCCTCCCCTTTATGACCTGCCGCCCGGTTGTCGCTTCCAGGGACGCTGCGCAGAGGTTCTCCCGATTTGTCGGGAAGAGGAACCCCTGCTTAAGCAAGTTGCCCCCGGGCGTTCGTGCCGCTGCTGGAGGCATTAG
- a CDS encoding leucyl aminopeptidase, with amino-acid sequence MKIQVIEGRLATHKTEAAVFAYFEDESLPAGAAAFLDESLGRVIQDIIGLGDFKGKFNEIAVYYTHDDSSVKRIVTVGLGKRTDFSLERLRGAFAKAAQHIRSINVTEFSTALAFDDMPADAAAGGIAEGVILGLYRYLPFKTIDRKEEQTIASFKIFINKGDLKTVRAAVKRAEIIANAANFARDLVSAPGNEMTPTALAGAAQENLKGKNISFSVLNEAKMRKLGMNALLGVASGSREPPKMIVVEYRGGKKSELPLALVGKGITFDSGGISIKPSENMDRMKTDMAGGAAVIATIRAASELSLPLNLIGIVPATENLPGGKAYKPGDILRSLSGQTIEVVNTDAEGRVILADALTYASRFNPAAIIDLATLTGACIVALGDEVIGMLGTDAELKGLIREAAAVTGEKVWELPLGEQYDEMIKSDVADYKNSGGRTGGAITAATFLGKFVGGSKWVHLDIAGPSWFEKAKPYIPKGASGIGVRLLVQLLRSMTTEKQ; translated from the coding sequence ATGAAAATTCAGGTTATCGAAGGCCGGTTGGCCACGCATAAGACCGAAGCCGCCGTCTTTGCGTATTTTGAAGATGAATCGCTGCCCGCAGGCGCCGCTGCTTTTCTTGACGAAAGTCTGGGAAGGGTGATTCAGGATATTATCGGTTTGGGGGATTTCAAAGGGAAATTCAACGAAATAGCCGTTTACTACACGCACGACGACTCTTCGGTAAAACGTATTGTGACAGTGGGGTTGGGCAAGAGGACAGACTTTTCACTCGAACGGCTGCGAGGGGCCTTTGCCAAAGCGGCGCAGCATATACGCTCCATAAACGTGACCGAGTTTTCGACGGCGCTGGCCTTTGACGACATGCCGGCGGATGCCGCAGCCGGGGGGATTGCCGAAGGCGTTATCCTTGGACTTTATCGGTATCTGCCGTTCAAAACTATTGACCGCAAGGAAGAGCAGACGATCGCTTCCTTTAAAATTTTTATAAATAAGGGAGACTTAAAAACCGTACGCGCCGCCGTTAAGCGAGCAGAAATCATCGCCAATGCGGCTAATTTTGCCCGCGATCTTGTTTCCGCGCCGGGCAACGAGATGACTCCAACCGCTCTGGCCGGCGCGGCTCAGGAAAATCTGAAAGGGAAAAACATCAGTTTTTCCGTGCTCAATGAGGCTAAAATGAGGAAACTGGGGATGAACGCCCTCTTGGGCGTTGCCAGTGGCAGCCGCGAGCCGCCGAAGATGATTGTTGTTGAATACCGCGGCGGCAAGAAGTCCGAGCTGCCGCTTGCCCTCGTCGGCAAGGGGATTACCTTCGACAGCGGGGGAATTTCAATCAAGCCTTCGGAAAACATGGATCGGATGAAGACGGACATGGCCGGGGGCGCCGCGGTAATTGCGACCATTCGCGCTGCCTCGGAACTTTCGCTGCCGCTCAATCTCATCGGGATAGTTCCCGCCACGGAGAACCTGCCGGGCGGAAAAGCCTATAAACCGGGGGATATCCTCCGCTCTCTTTCCGGACAGACGATAGAAGTGGTAAATACCGATGCCGAGGGAAGGGTTATTCTGGCTGATGCGCTTACCTATGCCAGTCGTTTCAATCCAGCCGCGATCATTGATTTGGCTACCCTTACCGGGGCTTGTATCGTCGCCTTGGGAGACGAAGTCATCGGCATGCTGGGAACGGATGCCGAACTTAAAGGCCTGATCAGGGAGGCCGCTGCTGTAACAGGAGAAAAGGTTTGGGAATTGCCCCTCGGGGAGCAGTACGACGAGATGATTAAGAGCGATGTTGCCGATTATAAAAACTCCGGCGGTCGAACGGGGGGCGCGATTACCGCCGCCACCTTCTTGGGCAAGTTTGTCGGGGGCAGTAAGTGGGTTCATCTCGATATCGCCGGCCCCTCCTGGTTTGAAAAAGCCAAGCCGTACATTCCCAAGGGTGCCTCGGGCATCGGGGTTCGTCTGCTGGTCCAATTGCTGAGAAGCATGACCACTGAAAAACAGTAA
- a CDS encoding ATP-binding cassette domain-containing protein, whose protein sequence is MNQKLLEIIELKKSFGARSGFFQGNDVVVRAVDGVTLQVKRAETLGLVGESGCGKSTLARLIVRLDEPTEGSILFDNEDIFKLKGARLKEYRRSVQMIFQDPYSSLNPRRTAGDIIEEPLRIHNLSAEREGGKKLREMAQLVGLNEEQLKRYPHEFSGGQRQRIGIARALILRPRLIIADEPVSSLDLSVQAQILNLLKSLQNELELTYLFITHDFGVVQHMSDRIAVMYLGKIVELGKTAQVCEAPVHPYTRALVSAVPEIDPAKNRKKRTATADFDSTHIYSRGCSFFPRCPFREDICAKQLPILEEFGPEHRAACHKTDKKKLAFAKKRC, encoded by the coding sequence ATGAACCAAAAACTTCTCGAAATAATTGAATTAAAAAAGAGTTTCGGCGCCCGCAGCGGATTTTTTCAGGGTAATGATGTCGTCGTGCGCGCGGTTGATGGCGTCACTCTTCAGGTAAAACGGGCAGAAACCCTGGGGCTGGTCGGGGAGTCCGGATGCGGAAAATCGACACTGGCCCGCCTGATCGTCCGTCTGGATGAGCCGACAGAGGGTTCAATATTATTCGACAATGAGGACATCTTTAAATTAAAAGGGGCAAGGCTGAAGGAATACCGCCGCAGCGTGCAGATGATCTTCCAGGATCCCTATTCCTCGTTGAATCCGCGTCGAACAGCGGGCGACATCATCGAGGAGCCGCTGAGAATTCACAATCTTTCGGCGGAGAGAGAGGGCGGAAAGAAGCTCAGGGAAATGGCGCAGCTTGTCGGTCTCAATGAGGAGCAATTGAAGAGGTATCCACATGAGTTCAGCGGCGGACAGAGGCAAAGAATCGGGATTGCCCGCGCGCTTATTCTCCGGCCGCGCTTGATTATAGCCGATGAACCGGTTTCATCCCTTGATTTGTCTGTCCAGGCGCAGATACTCAATCTCCTTAAAAGCCTTCAGAATGAGTTGGAGCTTACCTATCTGTTTATTACCCACGACTTTGGGGTAGTTCAGCATATGAGCGACCGGATTGCCGTCATGTATCTTGGTAAAATTGTTGAACTGGGTAAAACGGCGCAGGTCTGCGAAGCGCCGGTTCATCCTTATACCCGGGCCCTTGTTTCCGCCGTGCCGGAAATAGACCCGGCAAAAAATAGAAAAAAAAGAACGGCAACTGCTGATTTTGACTCTACACATATTTATTCGAGAGGCTGCTCATTTTTTCCCCGCTGCCCCTTCCGGGAAGATATTTGTGCTAAGCAG
- the folK gene encoding 2-amino-4-hydroxy-6-hydroxymethyldihydropteridine diphosphokinase, with translation MHARPDVHEIGGARSVASVAVIAYIGIGANIGSPPEQCREAVRRLGAMPGITSLRTSSLYRTEPVGPKEQAWFINAAAELKTALPARKLFEILKNIEKLMGRAEGMRWGPRVIDLDLLLYGQAIIDEEGLTVPHPELHKRRFVLEPLCEIASYTVHPLFNVSMRGLLDRLAEGGGVELYGKF, from the coding sequence CGCGAGGCCTGATGTTCATGAAATTGGCGGAGCGCGCTCTGTCGCGTCCGTCGCAGTTATTGCCTATATCGGCATAGGGGCGAATATTGGCTCCCCGCCAGAGCAATGCCGGGAAGCGGTGCGTCGCTTGGGGGCGATGCCGGGCATAACCTCTTTACGAACATCGTCTCTTTACCGGACCGAGCCGGTTGGCCCCAAGGAGCAGGCGTGGTTCATCAACGCCGCAGCCGAGCTCAAAACGGCGCTTCCCGCCCGTAAACTGTTTGAGATATTGAAAAATATTGAAAAGCTCATGGGACGCGCAGAGGGTATGCGCTGGGGGCCGCGGGTAATCGACCTCGATCTCCTTCTCTATGGTCAGGCGATTATTGACGAGGAGGGGCTGACGGTTCCTCATCCGGAGCTGCATAAAAGGCGTTTCGTCTTGGAGCCGCTTTGCGAGATCGCCTCCTACACGGTTCATCCGCTGTTCAATGTTTCCATGCGCGGACTGCTCGATCGCCTTGCTGAAGGCGGGGGTGTTGAATTATATGGAAAATTTTAG
- the pgsA gene encoding CDP-diacylglycerol--glycerol-3-phosphate 3-phosphatidyltransferase: MLRIGVIPVLFGLLLSPGPAMSLVIAALFIVAGLTDLLDGYIARRFQIVTTMGKFLDPIADKLIVNTAMILLIPVGRIPAWIVAVMIIRDFAIDGIRTVASAEGLFIQASQHGKRKTLCQIFAISALIIHYPFIGADAHVVGMVILYIALALSIISGVDYFFKFYETVFKNRS; encoded by the coding sequence ATGCTTCGCATCGGCGTCATTCCGGTTTTGTTTGGCCTGCTTCTCTCCCCCGGCCCGGCCATGAGCCTGGTTATTGCGGCGTTGTTCATCGTCGCCGGGCTTACCGACCTGCTTGACGGCTATATCGCGCGAAGATTTCAGATAGTTACGACGATGGGGAAATTTCTTGATCCGATTGCCGACAAGTTGATCGTTAATACGGCAATGATCCTCCTGATTCCTGTTGGTAGAATACCGGCCTGGATAGTAGCCGTCATGATCATCCGTGATTTTGCGATTGATGGCATAAGGACTGTAGCCTCGGCCGAAGGTTTGTTTATCCAGGCCAGCCAGCATGGAAAACGAAAGACGCTTTGCCAGATTTTTGCCATTTCCGCGCTGATAATCCATTATCCGTTTATTGGCGCTGATGCGCATGTGGTGGGAATGGTTATTCTTTATATCGCTTTGGCCCTTTCAATAATTTCCGGGGTGGATTACTTTTTCAAGTTTTACGAAACGGTGTTCAAAAACAGAAGCTGA
- a CDS encoding YHS domain-containing protein, which produces MLLKLVIVVIAIYLFYKLIRKDSSQARGSRGYKRQQKPAGGEDLVEDPVCHTYIPESSALKLNVEGKTVCFCSQKCLDTYVQEKKQP; this is translated from the coding sequence ATGTTGCTTAAATTAGTAATTGTTGTTATTGCGATCTATCTTTTCTACAAGCTCATCAGGAAGGATTCGTCTCAAGCAAGGGGGAGCAGGGGATACAAACGTCAACAGAAGCCCGCCGGCGGAGAGGACCTGGTCGAGGATCCGGTCTGTCACACATATATCCCCGAAAGCTCTGCTTTGAAACTGAACGTGGAGGGGAAAACGGTATGTTTTTGTTCGCAAAAATGCCTCGATACTTATGTTCAGGAAAAAAAGCAGCCATGA